A window from Ictidomys tridecemlineatus isolate mIctTri1 chromosome 8 unlocalized genomic scaffold, mIctTri1.hap1 SUPER_8_unloc_1, whole genome shotgun sequence encodes these proteins:
- the LOC144372285 gene encoding LOW QUALITY PROTEIN: thyroid receptor-interacting protein 11-like (The sequence of the model RefSeq protein was modified relative to this genomic sequence to represent the inferred CDS: inserted 2 bases in 1 codon), whose protein sequence is MSAWFGGLGSGLGHFLAQVGSSLAFLTGHSSTLTRDMLPDDLGDPEAALHHCRRKEMETTDSTLRCENERPKKYCTDLEEKHEAPELQRNHQSVSCQDQLQQKEVEVSHLKAGQTVLQDQMFQLRAAAQSVRSGACGVPTTTAPAPFGSLIGSHSSAFRDDDTDFSDIIVSQQETNRLSTEVAKQESEVGHSRQIAEAQGTHHSDSSEICKVLNTIKTLQPNHSPDIDDHQHEISGRTLPQHSAVEEVLRLQRALADAEKEIVRLSGLNQDNRLAEDNLKLKMHVEALEKEKSSLSQEKEELQMSLSKLSCDYQVMKSRASTDVNLNVQLLDLKLHLKAKEEELNQTTNEKKMLIAELEELDHQNQEATKHMILIQDELSKQQNEGDLVIKKLEQDRDDGKKRVRQLEDEQMNISQELHVQKEKLTENAQSLSDLHLTKQKLEGKVEDLVDQLNQSQKNSLNLQQENLGLKDHIRQLEEELSGFKSKYPTSLNEDSNSHWKDDMLKEREAEVSNLRQNLSQEEQLNENLTRVAVELKTENEMLILARDDVRRKLEESIAAYNQISQERDTITETLQRDKEETEAKLHQAEKRLLEEANNHRQTIEELSNAHNLKTSYLKLKHECALQLNQEKDFEIAGLKKNIEQMTADEKETEEILASYIEEEERLTQVINEKEVFIEKLEEKSSQLQKDLDKCSQALRENETLRQSVERKDRSLTYVKAENNYLRVELEILREQHNQAVPVAEPEALDAITELELEVSQLNIVKNHLEDEIQDHLNITENQNQRKMQLLQSLQEQEEEMDEFKYQYEQMNAAYSQLILEEEIKNLQKTIEELKAQLPGERGDAQTLNSDIFQETKVKILRENEVQHLRDQEVQCALSSSSLKRVLEHFQEEEKALHSAELAKEKQSIAEWKNKAEKLEGEVASLRERLDQANALLDSASRPREDLDLEEEQMEELKKQKEPRKEMLDHAQQKSSTLGNSAEGKVDKVLMQNLFIAHLQTPKGKRPEALQLMGSILDIPKDQMQHLLNKDSYGGVGKWMRSWLGGASKSVPDIPLKPNQQPVLQSSFPELFTRKCLINALCQFSSKIALVPMELVRWLAEVATMSAWFGGLGSGLGHFLAQVGSSLAFLTGHSSTLTRDMLLDDLGDPEAALHHCRRKEMETTDSTLRCENERPKKYCTDLEEKHEAPELQRNHQSVSCQDQLQQKEVEVSHLKAGQTVLQDQMFQLRAAAQSVRSGACGVPTTTAPAPFGSLIGSHSSAFRDDDTDFSDIISKYPTSLNEDSNSHWKDDMLKEREAEVSNLRQNLSQEEQLNENLTRVAVELKTENEMLILARDDDAQTLNSDIFQETKVKILRENEVQHLRDQEVQCALSSSSLKRVLEHFQEEEKALHSAELAKEKQSIAEWKNKAEKLEGEVASLRERLDQANALLDSASRPREDLDLEEEQMEELKKQKEPRKEMLDHAQQKSSTLGNSAEGKVDKVLMQNLFIAHLQTPKGKRPEALQLMGSILDIPKDQMQHLLNKDSYGGVGKWMRSWLGGASKSVPDIPLKPNQQPVLQSSFPELFXPGNVKDGAKLRAGRSTNGNPLLVPRSAAVPLSNLAGVGLGGPGHPLFKPTFTPLPVSPDNRARAVLQDLLNI, encoded by the exons ATGTCGGCCTGGTttggaggcctgggctcaggcttgGGCCACTTCTTGGCTCAGGTGGGGAGCAGCTTGGCTTTCCTCACCGGCCATAGCTCCACCCTCACCAGGGACATGCTTCCGGATGACTTAGGAGACCCAGAAGCAGCTTTACATCATTGtcggagaaaggaaatggaaaccaCTGATTCCACACTAAGATGTGAGAATGAAAGACCGAAAAAGTATTGTActgacctggaagaaaagcatgaagcgCCAGAGCTACAAAGAAACCATCAGTCTGTAAGTTGCCAAGATCAACTGCAACAGAAAGAGGTAGAGGTCAGCCATCTTAAAGCAGGACAGACTGTACTGCAAGATCAAATGTTCCAACTACGGGCAGCTGCTCAATCAGTACGCTCGGGAGCTTGTGGTGTGCCAACAACAACCGCACCGGCTCCGTTCGGTTCCCTGATCGGTAGTCATTCTTCAGCCTTTCGTGATGATGACACGGACTTTAGTGACATAATTGTAtcacaacaagaaacaaacagattatcaactgaagttgcaaaacaggaatctgaagttggccactcgaggcagattgctgaggctcagggaacacaCCATTCTGACTCGAGTGAAATCTGCAAAGTACTAAATACTATCAAGACTCTTCAACCAAACCACAGTCCAGACATAGATGATCATCAGCatgaaatttca ggaagaaccctTCCTCAGCATTCAGCAGTGGAAGAAGTGCTCAGGCTTCAACGAGCCCTGGCTGATGCGGAGAAGGAAATCGTGAGACTAAGTGGTTTAAACCAGGATAACCGccttgctgaagacaatctgaaacttaaaatgcatgttgaagctttagaaaaagagaagtcatcattgagtcaagaaaaagaggaacttcagatgtcactgtcaaaattgagctgtgactatcaagtcatgaaaagcagagcttcaacagacgtgaatttgaatgtacaattactagacttaaaacttcacttgaaggcaaaggaggaagaactgaatcagactaccaatgagaagaaaatgctgatagctgagttagaagaactggatcatcagaatcaggaagctacaaagcacatgattttgatacaagatgagctatccaaacaacaaaatgaaggagaCCTTGTCATCAAGAAGTTGGAACAAGATCGAGATGATGGAAAAAAGAGAGTTCGTCAACTTGAGGATGAGCAAATGAACATATCCCAAGAGTTgcatgtgcagaaggagaagttaactgagaatgcgcagagcctcagtgatttgcatttaactaaGCAGAAGCTTGAAGGTAAAGTGGAAGATTTAGTAGATCAgctaaatcagtcacaaaaaaatagtttaaacctccagcaggaaaacctggggcttaaggatcacattagacaacttgaagaggagctgtctggatttaagagtaagtatccaacttctctgaACGAAGACTCGAACAGTCACTGGAAGGATGACATGCTTAAAGAACGAGAAGCTGAAGTGAGCAACCTAAGGCAAAATCTTTCTCAAGAGGAACAGCTCAATGAAAACTTAACGAGAGTTGCTGTTGAACTCAAGacggaaaatgaaatgttgattttagcaCGTGACGATGTAAGGCGTAAGTTGGAAGAATCTATTGCTGCTTACAATCAGATCTCTCAAGAAAGAGACACTATCACGGAGACtctccaaagagacaaagaagagactgaagccaaactgcaccaggcagaaaaaagactgttggaagaagcaaataatcacaggcagactattgaggaactctccaatgcacacaatttgaagacctcttacttaaagctgaaacacgaatgtgcacttcaactcaatcaagagaaggactttgaaatagcaggactcaaaaagaatattgagcaaatgactgctgatgaaaaagaaactgaggaaattttgGCATCTTACATAGAAGAAGAGGAGCGATTGACACAagtcataaatgagaaagaagtttttattgaaaaactcgaagaaaaaagttcacaactacaaaaggatttagataagtgttctcaggccttaagagaaaatgaaactttaaggcaatccgttgaaagaaaggacagaagtcttacctacgtgaaagcagaaaacaactatctgcgagtagaactggaaatacttcgggaacagcacaatcaagctgtaccagtggctgagcctgaagctcttgatgctatcacagaactagaattggaggtatctcaactgaatatagtcaaaaatcatctggaagatgaaattcaagaccatctgaatataactgaaaatcaaaaccagcgtaaaatgcaactacttcagtctttacaggagcaggaggaggaaatggatgaatttaagtACCAATATGAGCAGATGAATGCTGCGTATAGCCAgttaattttagaggaggaaattaagaacttgcagaaaactattgaagaactaaaagcccagttgcctggtgagagaggagatgctcaaacattgaattctgatatttttcaagagaccaaagtaaaaatcctaagAGAAAACGAGGTTCAACACTTACGGGACCAAGAAGTACAGTGTGCCCTGTCATCAAGTAGCCTGAAAAGGGTTCTAGAGCACttccaagaagaagagaaagctctGCATTCTGCCGAATTAGCCAAAGAAAAACAGTCAATAGCTGAATGGAAGAACAAGGCCGAAAAGCTAGAAGGAGAAGTAGCATCACTGCGGGAACGTTTGGATCAAGCGAATGCTCTGTTGGATTCTGCTTCCAGACCGAGAGAAGACTTAGATCTCGAGGAAGAACAGatggaagaactgaaaaaacaaaaggagccCCGAAAAGAAATGTTGGACCACGCACAACAGAAATCGTCCACTTTGGGCAACAGCGCAGAAGGAAAAGTGGACAAAGTCCTCATGCAAAACCTTTTTATCGCTCATCTCCAGACACCAAAAGGCAAACGTCCTGAAGCATTGCAGTTGATGGGGAGCATCCTGGACATTCCAAAGGACCAAATGCAGCACTTGCTGAATAAAGATTCTTATGGTGGTGTCGGTAAGTGGATGAGGAGTTGGCTTGGAGGGGCTTCAAAAAGTGTCCCCGACATACCTCTGAAACCAAATCAACAACCTGTGCTTCAGAGTTCTTTCCCAGAACTCTTTACCAGGAAAT GTCTTATAAATGCGCTCTGTCAGTTTAGCTCCAAAATTGCTCTGGTCCCAATGG agctggtccgATGGCTCGCTGAAGTGGCCACGATGTCGGCCTGGTttggaggcctgggctcaggcttgGGCCACTTCTTGGCTCAGGTGGGGAGCAGCTTGGCTTTCCTCACCGGCCATAGCTCCACCCTCACCAGGGACATGCTTCTGGATGACTTAGGAGACCCAGAAGCAGCTTTACATCATTGtcggagaaaggaaatggaaaccaCTGATTCCACACTAAGATGTGAGAATGAAAGACCGAAAAAGTATTGTActgacctggaagaaaagcatgaagcgCCAGAGCTACAAAGAAACCATCAGTCTGTAAGTTGCCAAGATCAACTGCAACAGAAAGAGGTAGAGGTCAGCCATCTTAAAGCAGGACAGACTGTACTGCAAGATCAAATGTTCCAACTACGGGCAGCTGCTCAATCAGTACGCTCGGGAGCTTGTGGTGTGCCAACAACAACCGCACCGGCTCCGTTCGGTTCCCTGATCGGTAGTCATTCTTCAGCCTTTCGTGATGATGACACGGACTTTAGTGACATAATT agtaagtatccaacttctctgaACGAAGACTCGAACAGTCACTGGAAGGATGACATGCTTAAAGAACGAGAAGCTGAAGTGAGCAACCTAAGGCAAAATCTTTCTCAAGAGGAACAGCTCAATGAAAACTTAACGAGAGTTGCTGTTGAACTCAAGacggaaaatgaaatgttgattttagcaCGTGACGAT gatgctcaaacattgaattctgatatttttcaagagaccaaagtaaaaatcctaagAGAAAACGAGGTTCAACACTTACGGGACCAAGAAGTACAGTGTGCCCTGTCATCAAGTAGCCTGAAAAGGGTTCTAGAGCACttccaagaagaagagaaagctctGCATTCTGCCGAATTAGCCAAAGAAAAACAGTCAATAGCTGAATGGAAGAACAAGGCCGAAAAGCTAGAAGGAGAAGTAGCATCACTGCGGGAACGTTTGGATCAAGCGAATGCTCTGTTGGATTCTGCTTCCAGACCGAGAGAAGACTTAGATCTCGAGGAAGAACAGatggaagaactgaaaaaacaaaaggagccCCGAAAAGAAATGTTGGACCACGCACAACAGAAATCGTCCACTTTGGGCAACAGCGCAGAAGGAAAAGTGGACAAAGTCCTCATGCAAAACCTTTTTATCGCTCATCTCCAGACACCAAAAGGCAAACGTCCTGAAGCATTGCAGTTGATGGGGAGCATCCTGGACATTCCAAAGGACCAAATGCAGCACTTGCTGAATAAAGATTCTTATGGTGGTGTCGGTAAGTGGATGAGGAGTTGGCTTGGAGGGGCTTCAAAAAGTGTCCCCGACATACCTCTGAAACCAAATCAACAACCTGTGCTTCAGAGTTCTTTCCCAGAACTCTT ACCAGGAAATGTTAAAGATGGAGCCAAATTAAGAGCTGGCAGAAGCACCAACGGGAATCCACTCTTGGTTCCACGTTCTGCAGCTGTGCCTCTTAGTAACCTAGCTGGAGTTGGACTTGGTGGACCAGGGCATCCTCTTTTTAAACCCACCTTTACACCGTTGCCAGTGTCCCCGGACAATAGGGCCAGAGCTGTACTCcaggatcttctaaatatttag